Proteins from one Brevibacillus humidisoli genomic window:
- the csaB gene encoding polysaccharide pyruvyl transferase CsaB, protein MPRILISGYYGFNNAGDDVVLYGIITGLRREQPHISLSVLSNQPERTTSLFGIPAHNRWRLATILRELKRCDLLVMGGGTLMQDVTSPRSVLYYLGIVSIAKLLGKPVVFYAQGFGPILHRTSRFLIKQVVNRVDVITVRDFESGEDFKACGVTKAPVFVTADPALTIHPADIEEEQGKQLLKNLYSDHSKPLVAFSVRDWKQEEAFKQIIAQAADFYIEQGWNVLFVPMHYPSDLTPSRQIMSLMRQPGAKLLEQPVSFHEIMSVLKQCDYVVGMRLHSLILACVLNIPFTGISYDPKIDRFVERAGMPVAGHIRDLTSETLLPLLADRLVNLERERGIVAHHSRLLAEEALKSSKLVLQALAQSR, encoded by the coding sequence ATGCCGCGAATTCTCATCTCCGGATATTACGGCTTTAACAATGCCGGGGACGATGTCGTACTGTACGGGATCATTACCGGGCTCAGACGGGAACAACCTCATATCTCCCTATCCGTGCTGTCCAACCAGCCTGAGCGCACGACGTCGTTGTTCGGAATTCCGGCTCACAATCGTTGGCGTCTTGCCACCATCCTGCGGGAATTGAAACGGTGCGACCTGCTGGTGATGGGCGGCGGCACACTCATGCAGGATGTAACTAGTCCTCGCAGTGTACTTTACTACCTCGGCATCGTCAGTATTGCCAAGCTGCTGGGAAAACCGGTCGTGTTTTACGCACAGGGATTCGGCCCGATTCTGCATCGGACAAGCCGGTTTCTCATCAAGCAGGTGGTGAATCGGGTCGACGTGATCACCGTTCGGGATTTTGAATCAGGTGAAGATTTTAAAGCTTGCGGCGTGACCAAGGCACCGGTTTTTGTAACCGCTGATCCCGCGCTCACCATCCACCCGGCAGACATCGAGGAAGAACAGGGAAAACAACTGCTCAAAAACCTGTACAGCGACCACAGCAAACCGCTTGTCGCCTTCTCTGTCCGGGATTGGAAGCAAGAGGAGGCATTTAAGCAGATCATCGCCCAGGCCGCTGATTTTTACATAGAGCAGGGCTGGAATGTTCTGTTTGTCCCGATGCATTATCCGAGCGACCTGACCCCTTCTCGGCAGATCATGTCATTGATGCGTCAGCCGGGGGCCAAGCTATTGGAACAACCGGTTTCGTTTCACGAGATCATGAGTGTGCTCAAGCAGTGCGACTACGTTGTCGGGATGCGGCTCCATTCGCTGATCCTGGCCTGCGTGCTGAACATCCCGTTTACCGGGATCTCGTATGATCCCAAGATCGACCGCTTCGTCGAACGAGCGGGGATGCCGGTTGCGGGACATATCCGAGATTTAACATCAGAGACGCTGCTTCCGCTGCTTGCCGATCGACTTGTCAATCTGGAGCGGGAACGCGGCATCGTAGCCCATCACTCCCGCCTGCTAGCCGAGGAGGCGTTGAAAAGCAGCAAACTGGTGCTTCAAGCACTGGCCCAATCTCGGTAA